In a genomic window of Mycolicibacillus parakoreensis:
- a CDS encoding adenosine deaminase: MSIPLTLATVRQAPKALLHDHLDGGLRPGTVLEIAEQTGYRGLPVTDEAALADWFRTRSHSGSLERYLEPFSHTVAVMQTPEALHRVAYECVLDLADDSVVYAEVRFAPELHIDAGLSFDAVVEAVLAGFVDGERAAAAIGRPITVRCLVTAMRHAALSREIAELAIRFRDQGVVGFDIAGAEAGHPPSRHLDAFEYMRDHNARFTIHAGEAFGLPSIHEAIAFCGADRLGHGVRITDDIDVTGETDGTGRRVVRLGRLASILRDKRIPLEMCPSSNVQTGAVASIAAHPFDLLARARFRVTVNTDNRLMSDTTMSKEMLVLAETFGYGWSDLERFTINAMKSAFIPFDERLAIIDDVIKPRYAVLVG, translated from the coding sequence ATGAGCATCCCGTTGACGCTGGCGACCGTCCGGCAGGCCCCCAAGGCGCTGTTGCACGACCATCTCGACGGCGGGCTGCGGCCGGGCACCGTGCTGGAGATCGCCGAGCAGACCGGCTACCGCGGGTTGCCGGTCACCGACGAGGCCGCGTTGGCCGACTGGTTTCGCACCCGGTCACACAGCGGCTCGCTGGAGCGCTATCTGGAACCGTTCTCGCACACGGTGGCGGTGATGCAGACCCCGGAGGCGCTGCACCGGGTGGCCTACGAGTGTGTGCTCGACCTGGCCGACGACTCGGTGGTCTACGCCGAGGTGCGCTTCGCCCCCGAACTGCACATCGACGCGGGTCTGTCGTTCGACGCGGTGGTCGAGGCGGTGCTGGCCGGGTTCGTCGACGGCGAGCGGGCCGCCGCGGCAATCGGGCGCCCGATCACCGTGCGCTGCCTGGTCACCGCCATGCGCCACGCCGCGCTGTCGCGGGAGATCGCCGAACTGGCGATCCGGTTCCGCGATCAGGGGGTGGTCGGCTTCGACATCGCCGGTGCGGAGGCCGGCCACCCGCCGAGCCGGCACCTGGACGCCTTCGAATACATGCGCGACCACAATGCGCGGTTCACCATCCACGCCGGGGAGGCGTTCGGATTGCCGTCGATCCACGAGGCGATCGCGTTCTGCGGTGCCGATCGGCTCGGGCACGGGGTGCGGATCACCGACGACATCGACGTCACCGGGGAGACCGACGGCACCGGGCGCCGGGTGGTGCGGCTGGGACGGTTGGCCTCGATCCTGCGCGACAAGCGGATCCCGCTGGAGATGTGCCCGAGTTCCAACGTGCAGACCGGGGCGGTGGCCAGCATCGCCGCGCATCCGTTTGACCTGTTGGCGCGCGCCCGTTTCCGGGTCACGGTCAACACCGACAACCGGCTGATGAGCGACACCACCATGAGCAAGGAGATGCTGGTGCTGGCCGAGACGTTCGGTTACGGCTGGAGTGATCTGGAGCGTTTCACGATCAACGCGATGAAGTCGGCGTTCATCCCGTTCGATGAGCGGCTGGCGATCATCGACGACGTGATCAAACCGCGGTACGCGGTGCTGGTGGGCTGA